A single Haloplasma contractile SSD-17B DNA region contains:
- a CDS encoding lysoplasmalogenase family protein, translated as MNSLKRIKVISFLLISLILYILFIVFPGHVPVKTLKYIGILLCYGYSNLLTNQSVADTWLVRIALFFTVIADYFLLVIGEYVLVGVSVFSIVQILYGVRLARLNVCNIKVSHSILLRGIVITLFQLIGLFTLNHNNLLTLITFFYIANLVTNVMLAIWGYKRNIIFTIGLLLFLCCDLFVGLYNSQDYINITSDSLGYKLLTAPFDVIWLFYYPSQVLITISILANNRYKKVSYTNHKCKP; from the coding sequence ATGAACTCATTAAAGAGGATAAAAGTGATTTCTTTTTTATTGATTTCATTAATACTATATATACTTTTTATTGTTTTCCCAGGACATGTACCTGTGAAAACATTAAAATATATAGGGATTTTACTATGCTATGGGTATAGTAATTTACTAACAAATCAATCAGTAGCAGATACCTGGCTCGTGCGCATTGCCTTATTTTTTACGGTCATAGCCGATTACTTCTTACTAGTAATCGGAGAGTATGTATTAGTTGGTGTATCTGTATTTAGCATAGTACAGATCCTTTATGGTGTTAGGTTAGCAAGATTAAATGTTTGCAACATTAAAGTTTCACATTCAATTTTATTAAGAGGAATTGTGATCACTCTATTCCAACTCATTGGTTTATTTACCCTGAATCATAATAATCTATTAACATTAATCACTTTCTTCTATATTGCTAACTTAGTTACGAATGTCATGTTGGCAATTTGGGGTTATAAACGCAATATTATATTTACAATTGGACTCTTATTATTTCTTTGTTGTGATTTGTTTGTAGGACTTTATAATAGCCAAGATTACATAAATATAACAAGTGATTCATTAGGGTATAAACTTTTAACCGCACCATTCGATGTAATATGGTTGTTCTATTATCCATCTCAAGTACTTATTACCATTAGTATATTAGCTAATAATCGGTATAAAAAGGTTTCGTATACAAATCATAAATGTAAACCATAG
- a CDS encoding S41 family peptidase: MKKLKSIIILSLIILLAGCSFIYETDKIDSDITEETKEKGTTEDDTNSEPDVEIIDTISKDKVLNVIDIAPEFIIDSNRLTTYKYSEDPHVSYININEFVTFMGDSIVDLIIAKDDPMTISYVYEVPTKLLYYYGGYTYTYEMTLDADTEQITYNDFNMLSSLDVPKLSTYSTNLSRKDFHMVNENPAVTIDLSEYNMDIVRYEGNYYIPLYLANLFLTGSYINVYEMNDILYVFDNFTELNELTNNFIKDESMNALNLNAHVENYLALYFDYFYGLKEYKEVESFKTTLDSYELNEQDSFHLLHNQIDWFIKSQNDLHTKLISGGYMNQDYVSTSYESDKRSQYQTAYYNNNCSYNNSEISHKGYGNIYVIEINRFSLNTRSLLKPAMDAAKSYEHIIIDVGCNPGGNLVGVLELLSYVTDEDITFSYINPITGSKTTKSYGSSVNQYLDKNFYVFTTAASYSAANLFTSIVKDEELAVIFGEDTSGGACAITFTVLPDGAILVNSSNFALINKNNELIEDGIEVHYEVEYPIDWDTITDDLDYMRTR, encoded by the coding sequence ATGAAAAAACTAAAAAGCATCATCATTCTTTCCTTAATTATTTTGCTTGCGGGATGTTCATTTATTTATGAGACTGACAAAATTGATTCCGATATTACAGAGGAAACAAAGGAAAAAGGTACAACTGAAGATGATACAAATTCTGAACCTGATGTAGAGATTATAGATACTATATCAAAAGATAAAGTGTTAAACGTAATTGATATTGCACCGGAATTTATCATTGATTCAAACCGCTTGACTACCTATAAATACAGTGAAGATCCACACGTGTCGTACATCAATATCAATGAGTTTGTTACTTTTATGGGCGATTCAATCGTTGATTTAATTATCGCAAAAGATGATCCTATGACAATCTCTTATGTATATGAGGTACCAACTAAGCTTTTATATTACTATGGCGGTTATACTTACACATATGAAATGACTTTAGACGCTGATACTGAACAAATAACATATAATGACTTTAACATGTTATCAAGCCTAGATGTCCCTAAACTTTCAACTTATAGTACAAATCTATCAAGGAAAGATTTCCATATGGTGAATGAAAACCCCGCAGTAACTATTGACCTATCAGAGTATAATATGGATATAGTACGATATGAAGGTAATTATTATATACCGTTGTACCTTGCAAATTTGTTTTTAACGGGGTCCTATATAAACGTTTATGAAATGAATGATATTCTCTATGTGTTTGATAACTTTACTGAATTAAATGAATTAACCAATAATTTCATAAAAGATGAAAGTATGAATGCATTGAATTTAAATGCGCATGTTGAGAATTACCTGGCCTTATACTTCGATTATTTCTATGGTTTAAAAGAATATAAGGAAGTCGAGTCGTTTAAAACAACTTTAGATAGTTATGAACTAAACGAACAAGATAGTTTTCACTTACTTCATAATCAAATTGATTGGTTTATAAAAAGTCAAAACGATTTACATACTAAACTAATCTCTGGTGGTTATATGAATCAGGACTATGTTTCTACTTCATATGAAAGTGATAAACGCTCACAGTATCAGACTGCTTACTATAATAACAACTGTTCATATAACAATTCAGAGATTTCTCATAAAGGTTATGGGAATATATACGTAATCGAAATAAATCGCTTCTCCCTTAATACTAGATCACTTCTAAAACCTGCGATGGATGCGGCAAAAAGTTATGAACATATTATAATTGATGTAGGGTGTAATCCAGGAGGAAATTTAGTAGGCGTATTAGAATTACTTAGTTACGTGACAGATGAAGATATTACGTTTTCCTATATTAATCCAATCACCGGTAGTAAAACAACTAAGTCATATGGTTCATCAGTGAATCAGTACCTAGATAAAAATTTCTATGTGTTTACTACAGCTGCTAGTTATAGCGCGGCAAACTTATTTACATCGATTGTAAAAGATGAAGAATTAGCAGTTATTTTCGGAGAGGATACAAGTGGAGGAGCTTGTGCAATTACCTTTACCGTATTACCAGATGGGGCTATTCTTGTTAATTCAAGTAACTTTGCACTTATTAATAAAAACAATGAATTAATTGAAGATGGAATTGAAGTTCATTATGAGGTTGAGTATCCTATTGATTGGGATACGATTACAGATGACCTCGATTATATGAGGACCCGGTAA
- a CDS encoding ABC transporter ATP-binding protein, whose amino-acid sequence MIEVNGLNKEFKVVKRQAGIKSAFKNLFNPHYSIVKALDDLSFQIDQGEIVGYIGPNGAGKSTTIKVMSGILVPDSGTCKILGRTPWKNRIEHVKDIGVVFGQRSQLWWDVPVIDSYNLLKEIYKIPEVEYRDTLNHLTHILDIKDLLNTPVRQLSLGQRMRCEIVGSLLHSPKILFLDEPTIGLDAVSKIAVRNFIKKINKEKQVTVILTTHDMSDIEALADRIILIGKGKILLDGTLEQLRSRFGTYKTLTVDYKHATFDLGLEGTTITSKSGERMTLTVDTKQIRVSNVISELSKKCDIIDLTVDNRPVEDIIVDLYKEYQI is encoded by the coding sequence ATGATTGAAGTAAATGGTCTAAACAAAGAGTTTAAGGTTGTCAAACGGCAGGCAGGTATTAAATCCGCATTTAAAAATCTTTTTAATCCACACTATTCAATAGTAAAGGCATTAGATGATCTATCGTTTCAGATTGATCAGGGCGAAATTGTTGGGTATATCGGTCCGAATGGTGCAGGAAAGTCAACGACCATAAAAGTAATGAGTGGTATTTTGGTACCTGATTCAGGAACATGTAAAATACTAGGACGAACCCCCTGGAAAAACCGTATTGAACACGTAAAGGATATTGGAGTTGTATTTGGTCAACGTTCTCAATTATGGTGGGATGTCCCTGTTATTGATTCATATAATTTACTCAAAGAAATTTATAAGATACCTGAAGTTGAGTACCGAGATACTTTAAATCATCTAACTCACATTTTAGACATTAAAGACCTGCTAAACACACCAGTTAGACAACTAAGTCTAGGGCAACGAATGCGATGTGAAATAGTAGGTTCTTTACTTCACAGTCCGAAAATTCTATTTTTAGACGAACCGACTATTGGGCTAGATGCAGTATCTAAAATAGCAGTAAGGAACTTCATAAAGAAGATTAATAAAGAAAAGCAGGTCACTGTCATATTAACAACACACGATATGAGCGATATTGAAGCGCTAGCAGATCGCATTATTCTAATTGGGAAAGGTAAAATTCTACTTGATGGAACACTCGAGCAACTTCGTAGTCGTTTTGGGACGTATAAAACCCTAACAGTTGATTATAAGCATGCTACATTTGATTTAGGACTTGAGGGAACAACGATAACTTCGAAAAGTGGTGAACGTATGACACTGACCGTGGATACGAAACAAATTCGAGTTTCGAATGTAATTAGTGAATTGTCTAAAAAGTGTGATATCATCGATTTGACGGTAGACAACAGACCGGTTGAAGACATCATAGTAGACTTATATAAGGAGTATCAAATATGA
- a CDS encoding ABC transporter permease, translating to MNLYFNYLKVLFKSQLEYRTSFILLSIGQFFVPFVIFISIFFLFQRFDQIAGWSLYEVALCYAIVHIGFSVSECFARGFDAFSGLVINGEFDRLLVRPRTTFLQVIGSKFEFTRIGRFSQSIIVLIYALSNLSVDWNLYKVITFILMILSAIVIFTGIYMLGATFCFFTIEGIEFINIFTDGGREITQYPLNIYKDWFRKFFTYVIPLGTVNYLPLMYILEKGNLKQPTWTYMVIPLYGMLFIIPCILIWNFGVRHYKSSGS from the coding sequence ATGAACTTATATTTTAATTACTTGAAAGTACTATTTAAAAGTCAACTAGAGTATAGAACTTCTTTTATTTTGTTATCTATTGGTCAATTCTTTGTTCCATTTGTTATTTTTATATCAATATTCTTTTTATTTCAAAGGTTTGACCAAATAGCGGGATGGTCCCTTTATGAAGTTGCTTTATGTTATGCAATCGTTCATATAGGATTTTCAGTGAGTGAATGTTTTGCAAGAGGATTCGATGCATTTTCAGGGTTAGTGATCAATGGTGAGTTTGATCGACTTTTAGTTCGACCTCGTACAACATTTTTACAAGTAATTGGGTCAAAGTTTGAGTTTACTAGGATCGGTCGTTTTTCTCAAAGTATAATTGTTTTAATTTATGCTTTAAGTAATCTATCGGTCGACTGGAATTTATATAAAGTTATTACGTTTATACTGATGATTTTATCCGCTATTGTGATATTCACAGGGATCTATATGCTAGGTGCTACATTTTGTTTTTTTACAATTGAGGGGATCGAGTTCATTAACATTTTTACGGATGGTGGAAGGGAAATTACACAGTATCCTTTAAATATTTACAAAGACTGGTTTAGAAAGTTCTTTACCTACGTTATTCCATTAGGTACTGTCAACTACCTACCACTCATGTACATTTTAGAAAAAGGAAATTTGAAACAGCCAACCTGGACCTATATGGTCATTCCCTTATATGGTATGTTGTTCATCATTCCGTGTATTTTAATTTGGAACTTTGGTGTTCGGCATTATAAATCGTCAGGTTCGTAA
- the argS gene encoding arginine--tRNA ligase translates to MIKEIKLELETLLIEQYHYYIKIEEPNDRTLADIAIPLFVIAKDLKKKLPLIFDEIKDIIKKSDINHTISTIKFKNGYLNIKLNKDEITQKVIEHTQKLMKANTTFTKGKGKTVVFDYSSPNIAKSFSVGHLRSTIIGNALANIYNKLGFNVVRINHLGDWGTQFGKMIVAYEKWGNEDQVRNNPIEELSKLYVQFHNEAKTNTSLEDEARLAFALLEQGKEPYNSLWKWFREESLKEFMTMYHLLGVSFDSFNGEAFYNDQLESVVNRLEEKSLLKYDDGAYIVDLAKEEMPPAMIKKSDGASLYITRDLAALFYRKETYDFSETIYVVGNEQTLHFKQLKMVAKKLDFKDYNAIKHVNFGLVLQDGKKMSTRKGKIKKLYDVLKEAINQSKETILNKNSQIKNVDEVAKAIGVSAIIYNDLKNDRTRNVEFNLGHMLNFDGMTGPYLQYTRVRMNSILSKKPITTERFNNRLLDQSIYYELIYLIGQYEETLEKAKKQLDPSIIARYAYQIAKEFNKIYSIDKFLVLGKEETNTKLILLECTQFILDECLKILGMKILNKM, encoded by the coding sequence ATGATTAAGGAAATCAAATTAGAATTAGAAACACTACTAATCGAGCAATATCATTACTATATAAAAATAGAGGAACCTAATGATCGAACACTAGCAGATATTGCGATTCCGTTGTTCGTAATTGCGAAAGATTTAAAGAAAAAACTTCCATTAATATTTGATGAGATTAAAGATATAATTAAAAAATCAGATATTAATCATACGATTTCAACGATAAAGTTTAAAAATGGGTATCTGAATATTAAGTTAAATAAAGATGAAATCACTCAAAAGGTAATTGAGCATACGCAAAAACTTATGAAGGCTAATACTACCTTTACAAAAGGTAAAGGAAAAACGGTTGTATTTGACTACTCATCTCCAAATATTGCAAAATCTTTCTCTGTGGGACATCTACGTTCTACAATCATCGGGAATGCATTAGCAAATATTTATAACAAACTAGGATTTAATGTTGTTCGTATCAATCATTTAGGTGATTGGGGAACTCAATTTGGAAAAATGATAGTGGCTTATGAAAAGTGGGGAAATGAAGATCAAGTCAGAAACAATCCAATTGAAGAATTATCTAAACTATATGTTCAGTTTCATAATGAAGCAAAGACAAACACATCACTTGAAGATGAAGCAAGATTGGCTTTTGCACTATTAGAACAAGGAAAGGAACCATATAATAGTTTGTGGAAGTGGTTTAGAGAAGAATCATTAAAAGAATTTATGACAATGTATCATTTACTAGGTGTGTCATTTGATTCTTTTAACGGAGAGGCTTTTTATAATGATCAATTAGAGTCAGTTGTTAATCGTCTTGAAGAAAAGAGTTTACTTAAGTATGATGATGGTGCCTATATCGTTGATTTAGCAAAAGAAGAAATGCCACCAGCTATGATTAAAAAAAGTGATGGCGCTAGTTTATATATAACCCGTGACTTAGCAGCATTATTCTACCGTAAAGAAACATATGATTTTAGTGAAACCATTTATGTTGTAGGGAATGAACAAACATTGCATTTTAAACAATTAAAAATGGTCGCAAAAAAGCTAGACTTTAAAGACTATAACGCGATCAAACATGTTAATTTTGGTCTTGTGTTACAGGATGGTAAGAAGATGTCTACAAGAAAAGGAAAAATTAAGAAACTCTATGATGTATTGAAAGAAGCCATTAACCAATCTAAAGAAACAATTTTAAATAAAAATTCACAAATAAAGAATGTAGATGAAGTAGCTAAAGCAATCGGTGTGAGTGCAATCATCTATAATGACTTAAAAAATGATCGAACTAGAAACGTAGAGTTTAATCTTGGCCATATGTTAAATTTTGATGGAATGACTGGACCGTATTTACAATATACGCGGGTTAGAATGAACTCAATTTTATCAAAGAAGCCTATAACAACTGAACGTTTTAACAATAGATTATTAGACCAGTCGATTTATTATGAACTCATATATCTGATCGGTCAATATGAAGAAACACTAGAAAAGGCTAAAAAGCAATTAGATCCATCAATTATTGCTAGGTATGCATATCAAATTGCTAAAGAATTTAATAAGATTTACTCTATAGATAAATTCCTGGTTTTAGGTAAAGAGGAAACGAATACTAAACTAATACTATTAGAATGTACGCAGTTTATATTAGATGAATGTCTAAAGATTCTCGGTATGAAGATATTAAACAAAATGTAA
- a CDS encoding alpha-amylase family glycosyl hydrolase, whose product MKFHKILRSFTLIALTLFVIAGCNTISDDSAATTTDESVSTTDSTDSNIDEPTDQVEYAEVIVHYKRTDGDYDGWNLWVWEALPSNGEGNAYQFTEDDSYGKVARIELTGDLKRATLLGALPRLNDWQEKDVNQDRFIDLTKLTGDELHIWMTEGDPTIYYSEDKVGTGTVDVGAKQEEVENLDLNFVNTDHTGVYYEIFVRSFADSDGDGVGDFNGITEKLPYLSDLGIEGIWLMPMMESNSYHGYDVTDYYDVESDYGTMEDFENLLTQADQYGIDIIVDLVINHTSAQHPWFRSSKSGEESEYRDWYVWIDDNNPLRVRNGAWGQNIWHYHSGEYYAGYFWDQMPDLNMQNEEVQTELKNIGKYWLEKGVDGYRIDAAMHMFGQNEYPLEVDYASENVLWWHEFRTELQVDYPEIYLVGEIWDSPQVIAPYFKGIHSAFNFDAAHKILHAVKSNSSSGYTSGLESVYDIYEQQNPDFIDAPFLTNHDEDRIATQINNMGDLKMAADLLMMLSGNPYIYYGEEIGLKGYRSNGPHYDETRRLPFIWSDDTYNTTWFTDTVNDGVASAEEQLQDPNSLLNHYKELIEVRKTNEALEIGEFIPYSVKSGVISYLKHTDNQTLLVLHNPTNLDLSLDLDASHFTKTIYTSNAENSTSSLQLNSTIVFELDQSQVSTYITK is encoded by the coding sequence ATGAAATTTCATAAAATACTACGAAGTTTTACATTAATCGCATTAACACTCTTTGTTATCGCAGGTTGTAATACAATATCAGATGACTCAGCTGCTACGACAACTGATGAGTCAGTATCTACAACTGATAGCACGGATAGTAATATAGATGAACCTACGGACCAAGTAGAATATGCAGAGGTAATTGTCCATTATAAACGTACAGATGGTGATTATGATGGATGGAACCTGTGGGTTTGGGAAGCTTTACCTTCAAATGGAGAAGGAAATGCGTATCAGTTTACAGAGGACGATAGCTATGGAAAGGTTGCTCGTATTGAACTAACGGGTGATTTAAAGCGTGCAACACTACTCGGAGCATTACCCCGTCTAAATGATTGGCAAGAAAAAGATGTTAATCAGGACCGTTTTATTGATCTTACTAAACTAACGGGGGATGAACTACACATTTGGATGACTGAAGGTGACCCGACAATCTACTATTCAGAAGATAAAGTAGGAACAGGAACTGTTGATGTGGGGGCAAAGCAAGAAGAAGTAGAGAATTTAGATCTTAATTTTGTAAATACTGACCACACTGGTGTTTATTATGAAATCTTCGTTCGTTCATTTGCAGACTCAGATGGTGATGGAGTAGGTGACTTTAACGGGATCACTGAAAAACTTCCTTATTTATCTGATTTAGGGATTGAAGGAATATGGTTAATGCCAATGATGGAATCAAATAGTTACCACGGTTACGATGTAACAGATTATTACGACGTGGAAAGTGATTACGGAACAATGGAAGATTTTGAAAATCTATTAACGCAAGCTGATCAATATGGAATAGATATAATTGTGGATTTAGTTATTAACCATACAAGTGCACAGCATCCATGGTTTAGATCAAGTAAAAGTGGTGAAGAAAGTGAATACCGTGACTGGTATGTATGGATTGATGATAATAATCCATTAAGAGTTCGAAATGGAGCTTGGGGTCAGAATATTTGGCACTATCACTCAGGTGAGTATTATGCAGGTTACTTCTGGGATCAAATGCCTGATTTAAATATGCAAAATGAAGAAGTTCAAACGGAGCTGAAAAATATCGGTAAGTATTGGTTAGAAAAAGGTGTAGATGGTTACCGTATCGATGCAGCGATGCATATGTTTGGACAGAATGAGTATCCATTAGAGGTTGACTACGCTTCTGAAAACGTATTATGGTGGCATGAATTTAGAACAGAATTACAGGTAGATTACCCTGAAATTTACCTTGTTGGTGAAATCTGGGATAGTCCTCAAGTAATTGCACCGTACTTCAAAGGGATTCATTCAGCGTTTAACTTTGATGCAGCTCACAAAATCCTACATGCAGTTAAATCGAATTCAAGTTCAGGATACACAAGTGGCCTAGAGTCTGTTTACGATATATATGAACAACAAAATCCTGACTTTATCGATGCACCATTCTTAACAAACCACGATGAAGACCGAATTGCGACTCAGATCAATAATATGGGTGATTTAAAGATGGCGGCAGATTTATTAATGATGTTATCAGGAAACCCTTATATCTATTATGGTGAAGAAATAGGTCTAAAAGGTTACAGAAGTAATGGACCTCACTATGATGAGACAAGACGTTTACCGTTTATCTGGTCAGATGATACTTACAACACGACATGGTTCACAGATACAGTTAATGACGGTGTAGCATCTGCAGAGGAGCAACTACAGGATCCAAACTCATTATTAAATCATTATAAGGAACTCATTGAAGTACGTAAAACTAATGAGGCATTAGAAATTGGAGAATTTATACCTTACTCAGTTAAATCAGGTGTCATTAGTTATCTAAAGCATACTGATAATCAAACATTACTTGTACTTCATAACCCAACAAATCTTGATCTTTCACTTGATTTAGATGCAAGTCATTTTACAAAAACTATTTATACTTCAAATGCTGAAAATTCAACATCATCTTTACAATTAAACTCAACAATTGTATTTGAACTCGATCAAAGTCAAGTAAGTACCTATATAACAAAATAA
- the grdD gene encoding glycine/sarcosine/betaine reductase complex component C subunit alpha — MDENNVKKLIGETFNDIANAIETGKFGTNIKIGLTTLGSEHGVDALVKGAELASKEGSFEVVLIGPRVETSLENIEVDCEKDAHTMMEELLDSGYIQGCVTNHYNFDIGVSTVGRVITPAFGKDLLIATTTGTSDTDRTISMFENAIYGIITAKALGNNNPTVGILNVDNARSVERLLKKLNDNGYNINFGESMRSDGGLIMRGNDLLTSSVDVMVTDTLTGNILMKLFSSFNTGGTYEAVGYGYGPGIGFNHKRIINIISRASGTPVVANAIRYAAELAKGNLKNIIESEYQKLKELKFEKLIETYKQENTAKVETRDDFKMPEKEIVSAEISGIDILELEDAVTSLLKNGIYAESGMGCTGPIILVTETNLEKAKSILKENNYS, encoded by the coding sequence GTGGATGAAAATAATGTAAAAAAACTAATCGGTGAAACATTCAATGATATCGCTAATGCAATTGAAACAGGAAAATTTGGTACTAATATAAAAATTGGTCTGACTACTTTAGGAAGTGAACATGGAGTAGATGCGCTGGTTAAAGGTGCAGAACTTGCTTCAAAAGAGGGATCATTTGAAGTCGTATTAATCGGACCAAGGGTAGAAACATCACTTGAGAATATCGAAGTTGATTGTGAGAAAGATGCCCATACTATGATGGAAGAACTATTAGACTCAGGTTATATACAGGGTTGTGTAACAAATCATTATAATTTTGATATCGGAGTTTCGACTGTAGGCCGTGTCATTACTCCTGCATTTGGTAAAGATCTATTAATAGCAACAACAACAGGAACAAGTGATACGGACCGAACAATTAGTATGTTTGAGAATGCCATTTATGGGATTATTACAGCGAAAGCATTAGGGAATAATAATCCAACTGTTGGTATTCTAAATGTTGATAACGCACGGAGTGTCGAACGGTTGCTTAAAAAATTAAACGATAACGGTTATAACATTAACTTTGGTGAAAGCATGCGTAGCGATGGCGGTTTAATCATGCGTGGCAATGATTTATTAACAAGTAGTGTAGATGTAATGGTAACCGATACGCTAACAGGTAATATCTTAATGAAGTTATTCTCTTCATTTAATACGGGTGGAACTTATGAAGCGGTTGGCTATGGTTATGGACCAGGTATTGGATTTAACCATAAACGTATTATTAATATTATCTCAAGGGCATCCGGTACTCCTGTAGTAGCTAACGCAATCCGTTATGCAGCAGAACTTGCAAAAGGGAATCTAAAGAACATCATAGAATCCGAATATCAAAAATTGAAAGAGCTTAAATTTGAAAAACTGATCGAAACGTATAAACAAGAAAATACCGCTAAAGTAGAAACAAGAGATGATTTTAAAATGCCAGAAAAAGAGATTGTTTCAGCCGAAATTAGCGGAATTGATATTCTAGAACTAGAGGATGCTGTTACAAGTCTTTTAAAAAATGGTATTTATGCTGAAAGTGGAATGGGTTGTACAGGTCCAATCATTCTAGTAACAGAAACTAATCTTGAAAAGGCTAAAAGCATATTAAAAGAAAATAATTATTCATAA
- a CDS encoding ABC transporter permease, with the protein MRVYISLFKMRLLRGLQYRVSALAGVSTQFFWGFMYVMIYAAFYTTNKGTQPIEFRELIQVIWLQQAFLAFVMYWFRDGEIINQIIKGDIAYELCRPVQLYKFWFSRLIAGRLSSALLRCIPILIVASLLPAPYNFRLPKDLLSFLLFLTTLILGLVLIVIISMLIYISMFYTLSPVGSLLMFGILGEFLGGMTLPVPLMPESLKTIVYILPFRYVGDLPFRIYAGHIGHLEAIISIGIQITWITVLYFLGNLWLNKSLKRIVVQGG; encoded by the coding sequence ATGAGGGTATATATATCCTTATTTAAAATGCGCTTATTGAGAGGCTTGCAGTATCGAGTTTCCGCTTTAGCGGGAGTCTCTACACAATTCTTCTGGGGTTTTATGTATGTAATGATTTATGCAGCATTCTATACAACGAATAAAGGTACACAACCAATAGAATTTAGAGAATTGATTCAAGTCATTTGGTTACAACAAGCTTTCTTGGCATTTGTCATGTACTGGTTTCGTGATGGTGAAATTATTAATCAAATAATAAAAGGAGACATAGCATATGAACTATGCCGACCGGTACAGCTGTATAAATTTTGGTTTTCAAGATTAATAGCAGGAAGGTTATCTTCCGCCCTACTACGTTGCATCCCAATCCTAATTGTGGCTTCTTTATTACCAGCACCTTATAACTTTCGTCTCCCAAAAGACTTACTTAGTTTTCTACTATTTTTAACTACTCTTATACTCGGCTTAGTATTAATTGTCATTATATCAATGTTAATTTATATTTCAATGTTTTATACGTTATCACCAGTTGGTTCCTTACTAATGTTTGGTATTCTTGGTGAATTTTTAGGTGGAATGACACTACCGGTTCCACTGATGCCTGAGAGTTTAAAAACGATTGTATACATTCTACCTTTTCGATACGTTGGAGATTTGCCATTTAGAATCTATGCTGGCCATATAGGGCATCTAGAGGCGATTATTAGTATTGGAATACAAATTACTTGGATTACGGTACTGTATTTCTTAGGAAATTTGTGGCTAAATAAGTCGTTAAAACGCATTGTAGTACAGGGAGGTTAG